From a region of the Paenibacillus sp. FSL R10-2734 genome:
- a CDS encoding YwmB family TATA-box binding protein, with protein sequence MLKTMLNNGTKKRTLFILLFLCCTVALLINFQSAKAKSIVLDEVASQASVTAELNGSLMSLIDLGTKTTVSGSPLRIVLKWQGAISGYNDPSVEVAKLSIHLGLTVPSGIEEEGHMTYRSTAVKPYGSNLSLFWSDLGEGNSYVIVTLDTSDLQNEASFQGFADEVSTILEQNNIKAEWNVSLQGIAEQQGGPEEVLSQTEGLLIEQFKAVSEKESYKDVTTISRTYSIPDLKRSVVSGNHSISAQIAVHHEDQKGTNRLTIGFPLITIEY encoded by the coding sequence ATGCTGAAGACTATGCTGAACAACGGAACAAAAAAAAGAACTCTTTTTATACTATTATTCCTGTGCTGTACTGTAGCTTTACTGATAAACTTTCAAAGCGCTAAAGCGAAATCAATCGTCCTTGACGAGGTTGCTTCTCAAGCTTCAGTAACAGCAGAACTGAATGGTTCTCTGATGAGTTTAATAGATCTTGGAACAAAGACAACGGTATCCGGTTCTCCACTGCGTATCGTCTTAAAATGGCAAGGAGCAATCAGCGGTTACAATGATCCTTCAGTTGAAGTGGCTAAGCTCAGCATCCATCTTGGATTGACTGTACCGTCAGGAATAGAGGAAGAAGGGCATATGACCTATCGTTCAACAGCGGTAAAACCATATGGATCGAATCTCTCCTTATTTTGGAGTGATCTTGGAGAAGGAAATAGTTATGTTATTGTGACATTAGATACGTCGGACTTACAGAATGAAGCTAGCTTTCAGGGGTTTGCTGATGAAGTAAGTACAATCCTAGAACAAAATAACATCAAGGCAGAATGGAATGTATCTCTTCAAGGAATCGCTGAACAACAGGGAGGGCCTGAGGAAGTACTGTCGCAAACAGAAGGATTACTTATAGAGCAGTTTAAAGCTGTGAGTGAGAAAGAGAGTTATAAGGATGTCACAACAATCAGTCGCACTTATTCGATTCCTGATTTGAAACGCTCGGTAGTTAGCGGCAACCATTCGATTTCAGCGCAAATCGCAGTGCATCATGAAGATCAAAAAGGGACGAATCGCCTAACCATAGGCTTTCCATTAATAACCATAGAGTACTGA
- the zwf gene encoding glucose-6-phosphate dehydrogenase: MAENQTLDALHTPGAVFFIFGATGDLARRKLFPAIYSLYREGKLAHDFAVIGVARRPRTQEEFRSDVKDSILEFCRYKAGDESEWNEFVQHFEYKSLDINDIDGFRELRAQTEALEEKFRIPGNRMFYLALAPELFGSVSFNLKAGGMLDSTGWNRLVIEKPFGYNLESAEQLNEQIREVFKEEEIYRIDHYLGKEMVQNIEVIRFANAFFEPLWNNKHIANIQITLGETVGVEERGGYYDHAGALRDMGQNHILQLLTMIAMEPPSRLLAEDIRDEKVKVLRSLRPYGSSDEVRENVVRAQYIQGLHNGKTLPAYRQEDKVDPESSTETYFAARVFVDNFRWAGVPFYIRTGKRLPVKTTEVVVEFKGMPTNVYLGQKHTLEPNLLVIRVNPMEGIYVKINAKKPGSESEIQPLAMDFCQSCLVGINSPEAYERLLHDAARGDSTYFTRWDEVSSAWSFVDRIAKAWKEESSDLSSYPAGTWGPVEADQLLGQDGFHWWPVNGQDEDNVVWLKNN, encoded by the coding sequence ATGGCTGAAAATCAAACCCTTGATGCACTGCACACACCCGGTGCTGTCTTTTTTATCTTTGGGGCAACCGGAGATTTAGCCCGGCGTAAGCTTTTCCCGGCGATTTACAGCTTGTACCGTGAAGGTAAGCTGGCACATGATTTTGCGGTAATTGGCGTGGCGCGGCGCCCGCGTACTCAGGAAGAATTTAGAAGTGATGTGAAGGATTCCATCCTTGAATTCTGCCGTTATAAAGCAGGAGACGAGAGTGAATGGAACGAGTTTGTACAGCATTTTGAATACAAATCTCTGGACATCAACGATATTGACGGCTTCCGCGAATTGAGAGCTCAAACAGAAGCTCTTGAAGAGAAGTTCAGAATTCCGGGAAATCGGATGTTCTATCTTGCCCTGGCACCTGAATTGTTCGGCAGTGTCTCGTTCAACCTTAAGGCTGGCGGCATGTTGGATAGTACAGGATGGAATCGTCTCGTAATTGAGAAGCCTTTCGGATACAATCTGGAGTCAGCTGAGCAGCTGAACGAGCAGATCCGTGAGGTATTCAAGGAAGAGGAGATCTACCGGATCGACCATTATCTTGGTAAAGAAATGGTACAGAATATCGAAGTCATTCGTTTCGCTAATGCCTTTTTTGAACCACTTTGGAATAATAAGCATATTGCTAATATTCAAATTACACTTGGCGAAACCGTAGGTGTAGAAGAGCGTGGTGGTTACTATGACCATGCTGGAGCCTTACGGGATATGGGCCAGAATCATATATTGCAACTGCTGACTATGATCGCAATGGAACCACCAAGCCGTCTGCTTGCTGAAGATATTCGTGACGAGAAGGTGAAGGTACTTCGTTCACTTCGTCCTTATGGCTCATCTGACGAGGTTCGTGAGAATGTCGTGAGAGCACAGTATATTCAAGGCTTGCACAATGGCAAGACCCTTCCTGCTTATCGTCAGGAAGATAAGGTTGATCCTGAATCAAGTACCGAGACGTATTTTGCTGCCCGTGTATTTGTAGATAACTTCCGCTGGGCTGGAGTTCCTTTCTACATTCGTACAGGCAAACGTCTGCCGGTGAAGACGACGGAAGTGGTAGTTGAGTTCAAGGGAATGCCAACCAATGTCTATTTGGGACAAAAGCATACGCTGGAGCCTAACCTGCTAGTTATCCGTGTGAACCCAATGGAAGGCATTTATGTAAAGATTAATGCCAAGAAGCCGGGTTCCGAGTCTGAAATTCAACCGCTCGCTATGGACTTCTGTCAGAGCTGCTTGGTTGGAATCAACTCTCCGGAAGCTTACGAGCGCTTGCTCCATGATGCGGCACGCGGAGATTCAACTTATTTCACTCGTTGGGATGAGGTATCGTCGGCATGGTCGTTCGTGGATCGTATTGCGAAGGCTTGGAAGGAAGAGTCGAGTGATCTATCTTCTTATCCTGCTGGCACATGGGGTCCGGTTGAAGCGGATCAATTGCTTGGCCAGGATGGTTTCCATTGGTGGCCGGTAAATGGCCAGGATGAAGATAATGTTGTGTGGCTGAAAAACAACTAA